In Solea senegalensis isolate Sse05_10M linkage group LG18, IFAPA_SoseM_1, whole genome shotgun sequence, a single window of DNA contains:
- the LOC122758807 gene encoding transmembrane protein 180-like, translated as MGRSVWGFWQGVFSTGVLYGSLSLFISILHNVFLLYYVETFVSVYKIDKISFWVGETVFLIWNSVNDPLFGWLSDRSFLSSPQSGSQVTSSEVVLKRLKALSTNGPLFALSFLAFWVAWARPGLQFLLCLCLYDGFLTMVDLHHSALLADLAVSAADRTRLNFHCSVFSALGSFSVFLSYSFWDKEDFYLFRLFCVTLASFSVLGFFIVSRMLRHSFQQMACPRKDETLMHKEISVGNSPSTQPEKPVTVRLYLKQLSRHRNFKWFVSMNLIQVFHCHFNNNFFPLFLEHLLSDNISASTGSILLGISYIAPHLNNMYFLTLCQRYGVYHVIRWLFMVKLGLSVVMVLAGADHIYLLCIFIASNRVFTEGTCKLLKLVISDLVDEDFVVNRRQQATSALLFGMVALLTKPGQTFAPLIGTWLLCVYTGYDIFEREPVKDSLVSVPDVVSGSGTPPLRLGCFYLLVFVPIACALLQLAAWSQFTLHGRKLQGIKTLRQSAQHGHLIDVKAI; from the exons ATGGGCAGGAGTGTCTGGGGCTTCTGGCAAGGTGTCTTCTCCACTGGGGTGCTCTATGGCTCTTTGTCCCTTTTTATCTCCATCCTTCACAACGTGTTCCTGCTTTACTATGTGGAGACATTTGTGTCCGTCTACAAGATTGATAAAATCTCCTTCTGGGTGGGAGAG ACAGTTTTCCTCATATGGAACAGTGTGAATGACCCTCTCTTTGGCTGGTTGAGCGATCGCTCCTTCCTCAGCTCCCCCCA GTCAGGCTCTCAGGTCACATCCTCAGAAGTGGTGCTAAAGCGGCTGAAGGCTCTCTCCACAAATGGCCCTCTCTTTGCGCTGTCGTTCCTGGCCTTCTGGGTGGCGTGGGCCAGGCCTGGCCTGCAGTTCCTGCTGTGCTTGTGCCTCTACGACGGATTCCTCACCATGGTGGACCTCCACCACAGTGCCCTGCTGGCTGACCTGGCAGTGTCCGCTGCGGATCGCACGCGCCTCAACTTCCACTGTTCAGTGTTCAGCGCTTTGGGCTCGTTCTCCGTCTTTCTGTCCTACTCTTTCTGGGACAAAGAGGATTTCTACTTGTTCCGCCTCTTCTGTGTGACACTGGCATCTTTTTCCGTCTTGGGCTTTTTCATAGTGTCCAGGATGCTACGTCATAGTTTTCAACAGATGGCCTGTCCAAGAAAGGATGAGACATTGATGCACAAAGA GATCAGTGTTGGCAATTCTCCATCTACCCAACCGGAAAAACCTGTCACTGTCAGACTGTACCTTAAGCAGCTTTCCAGACACAGGAACTTCAAGTGGTTTGTGTCAATGAACCTGATTCAG GTATTTCACTGCCACTTCAACAACAACTTCTTCCCTCTTTTCCTTGAACATCTCCTCTCTGACAATATTTCAGCCTCCACGGGCTCCATCTTACTCG GGATCTCTTACATTGCTCCTCACCTGAACAACATGTATTTCCTGACACTGTGCCAACGTTATGGGGTTTACCACGTTATCCGCTGGCTATTTATGGTCAAACTGGGACTTAGTGTGGTAATGGTGCTTGCCGGGGCCGACCACATATATCTGCTGTGCATCTTCATTGCTAG TAATCGGGTGTTTACGGAGGGGACGTGCAAGCTGCTGAAACTGGTCATTTCTGATCTGGTGGACGAAGACTTTGTGGTCAACCGACGTCAGCAGGCCACGTCTGCTCTCCTCTTCGGGATGGTAGCCTTGTTGACCAAACCGGGCCAGACATTCGCCCCACTCATTGGCACctggctgctgtgtgtttacacag GTTATGATATTTTTGAGAGGGAGCCTGTGAAGGACTCCCTGGTTTCAGTGCCTGACGTTGTCTCCGGCTCAGGGACGCCACCTCTACGCCTGGGCTGCTTCTACTTGTTGGTGTTTGTGCCTATCGCCTGTGCCCTGCTCCAGCTGGCCGCCTGGTCTCAGTTCACACTCCACGGCCGCAAACTTCAAGGGATCAAGACCTTAAGGCAGTCGGCCCAGCATGGCCACCTCATCGATGTCAAGGCCATATGA